A section of the Rhizobium sp. BG4 genome encodes:
- a CDS encoding HAMP domain-containing sensor histidine kinase — protein sequence MNRRFPSLKWRLIRRLVALQALTILSLGTAFVLGLWSMGFIGIIAPDEDAIANVASSIGWSEKGELTIRSTAELEKERTAPGFWFIARNATGSTVSEGAVPDEFRTIAAVGADIAEARFNGDERKADSIAARMQVLDTPHGPLTVILGRQGILPPGRLLLTLTALASSAVFPAILLTGLITMAVTLLVMRSIPRDLETLAAAAGRITAEQRDYRLPLDAVPAEIAPLVTAMNETLTRLEQAYTRQKRFMLSAAHELRTPIAILQTRIETMERSAATEKLLEDLARLATLTEQLLDLQRLNSEPAQLKPVDLAALARRQVADLAPLIVAAGYEADFDIRSQPQTIMADPSSIERAIANLVQNAIRHGGRRGAISIRVSAPAEISVADDGPGIAPADRERIFEPFQRLSADRAGIGLGLHLVREIVEFHGGEVRAGDAPGGGARFTMSFPVV from the coding sequence ATGAACCGCCGTTTCCCATCGCTGAAATGGCGGCTGATCCGGCGCCTCGTCGCACTACAGGCCCTGACCATCCTGTCGCTGGGAACGGCCTTTGTTCTCGGCCTCTGGAGCATGGGCTTCATCGGCATCATTGCGCCGGATGAAGACGCCATTGCCAATGTCGCTTCGTCGATCGGATGGTCCGAGAAGGGCGAGCTCACGATCCGGAGCACGGCGGAGCTGGAGAAGGAGCGGACGGCGCCCGGCTTCTGGTTCATCGCCCGCAACGCCACGGGAAGTACCGTGTCCGAAGGCGCAGTTCCTGACGAGTTCAGGACGATCGCCGCCGTGGGCGCCGACATCGCGGAAGCGCGTTTCAATGGCGACGAACGGAAAGCCGATTCCATTGCTGCCAGAATGCAGGTCCTCGACACCCCTCACGGTCCGCTGACGGTGATCCTGGGACGCCAGGGGATCCTGCCGCCCGGTCGGCTGCTGCTGACACTGACTGCCCTGGCCTCAAGCGCGGTCTTTCCTGCGATCCTGCTGACCGGATTGATCACCATGGCCGTGACGCTGCTTGTGATGCGCAGCATACCGCGCGACCTGGAAACCCTGGCAGCCGCTGCCGGGCGGATTACCGCGGAGCAGCGCGATTACCGCCTGCCGCTCGACGCAGTTCCAGCGGAGATCGCGCCGCTGGTCACCGCCATGAACGAGACCCTGACGCGTCTGGAACAGGCTTACACTCGGCAGAAGCGCTTCATGCTCTCGGCCGCCCATGAGCTGCGCACGCCGATCGCCATCCTGCAGACGCGGATCGAAACGATGGAGCGGAGCGCCGCCACCGAAAAGCTTCTCGAAGACCTCGCCCGGCTCGCGACCCTCACCGAGCAGCTGCTCGACCTGCAAAGGTTGAACAGCGAACCGGCACAGCTGAAACCGGTCGATCTTGCCGCGCTCGCCAGACGCCAGGTCGCAGACCTCGCGCCGCTGATCGTCGCAGCCGGATACGAAGCGGACTTCGACATCCGGTCGCAGCCGCAGACGATCATGGCCGATCCGTCCTCTATCGAGCGCGCCATCGCCAACCTTGTGCAGAATGCCATCCGCCATGGCGGGCGGCGCGGCGCCATCAGCATCCGCGTCTCGGCTCCGGCGGAAATCTCGGTAGCGGACGATGGCCCGGGCATCGCGCCTGCCGATCGCGAGCGGATCTTCGAGCCCTTCCAGCGGCTGTCCGCCGATCGCGCCGGCATCGGTCTCGGCCTGCATCTTGTCCGCGAGATCGTCGAATTTCACGGTGGCGAAGTGCGCGCCGGGGACGCGCCCGGCGGCGGCGCGCGTTTCACCATGAGTTTTCCGGTGGTCTGA
- a CDS encoding response regulator transcription factor: protein MRLLLAEDEAELAAVLSAALQSHDLVVDHVATLADAAEALKSNRYDALLLDRSLPDGDGLSLLGQGRSATLNASTPAIMLTARGDLADRIEGLDKGADDYLAKPFATAELMARLRAVLRRPGTLETAPLKLGALTFDILNREASVRGIPLVLPRRELLVLEALMRRAGRTVERSVLENAVYGIDDEIQSNALDTHVSRLRRRLEAAEAGVDIHTIRGVGHLLRQTHP, encoded by the coding sequence ATGCGGTTGCTGCTAGCCGAAGACGAAGCCGAGCTTGCCGCCGTTTTGTCGGCGGCGCTGCAGAGCCACGACCTCGTCGTCGATCATGTCGCGACACTGGCCGACGCTGCCGAAGCACTGAAATCCAACCGCTACGATGCCTTGCTGCTCGATCGCAGCCTGCCGGATGGAGACGGCCTGTCACTGCTCGGCCAGGGCCGCAGCGCCACCCTCAACGCCAGCACGCCGGCAATCATGCTAACGGCCCGCGGCGATCTGGCCGACCGGATCGAGGGGCTGGACAAGGGCGCCGACGACTATCTCGCCAAACCCTTTGCGACCGCCGAACTGATGGCGCGGCTGCGCGCCGTCCTTCGCCGGCCGGGTACGCTGGAAACCGCACCGCTGAAGCTCGGCGCGCTGACATTCGATATCCTTAACCGCGAGGCCAGTGTCCGCGGCATTCCGCTCGTTCTGCCGCGCCGGGAGCTCCTAGTGCTGGAAGCGCTGATGCGCCGTGCCGGTCGGACCGTCGAGCGCTCGGTGCTCGAAAATGCCGTCTACGGCATCGACGACGAGATCCAGTCGAACGCGCTCGATACGCATGTCTCCCGCCTGCGCCGCCGGCTGGAAGCCGCCGAAGCCGGTGTCGATATCCACACGATCCGCGGCGTCGGCCACCTTCTCAGGCAGACGCATCCATGA
- a CDS encoding sarcosine oxidase subunit beta family protein — protein MRKYSVFAVAREALRAHKGWEKQWTSPEPRAEYDVIIIGGGGHGLGAAYYLAKEHGITNVAVLEKGWLGGGNTGRNTTIIRSNYLYEESMHIYEHSMKLWENLSQDLNYNVMYSPRGVMMLSHNVHDQQSFKRHIHANRLYGIDNEWLTPEQAKAYCPPLDISATARYPINGAALQRRGGTARHDAVAWGYARAASDRGVHIIQNCEVTGIRRGPDGRVTGVETNRGYIGAKKIGVSAAGHSTVVMNMADVRVPLQSSPLQALVSEPLKPIFPCVVMSNTVHAYISQSDKGELVIGAGTDQYNSYSQTGGLQIITHTLDAICELFPMFRRVKMMRQWGGIVDNTPDRSAIQSKTPVPGLYVNCGWGTGGFKATPGSANLFAHLIARDEPHKFNAGLTLDRFRTGRLIDEAAAAAVAH, from the coding sequence ATGCGGAAATACTCGGTCTTTGCCGTTGCGAGAGAAGCCCTCCGAGCCCACAAGGGCTGGGAGAAGCAGTGGACCTCTCCGGAACCGCGCGCGGAATACGACGTCATCATCATCGGCGGCGGCGGCCATGGTCTCGGTGCTGCCTATTACCTTGCCAAGGAGCACGGCATCACCAATGTCGCGGTGCTCGAGAAGGGCTGGCTCGGCGGCGGCAATACCGGCCGCAACACGACCATCATCCGCTCGAACTATCTCTATGAAGAGAGCATGCACATCTATGAGCATTCGATGAAGCTCTGGGAGAACCTCTCCCAGGACCTCAACTACAATGTGATGTACTCGCCGCGCGGCGTGATGATGCTCTCGCATAATGTGCACGACCAGCAGTCCTTCAAGCGCCACATCCACGCGAACCGCCTCTACGGCATCGACAATGAATGGCTGACGCCGGAGCAGGCCAAGGCCTATTGCCCGCCGCTCGATATCTCGGCGACGGCGCGTTATCCGATCAATGGCGCCGCTCTGCAGCGCCGTGGCGGCACGGCTCGTCACGATGCGGTTGCCTGGGGCTATGCCCGCGCTGCCTCCGATCGCGGCGTCCACATCATCCAGAATTGCGAAGTCACCGGCATCCGCCGCGGACCGGATGGGCGCGTCACCGGTGTCGAGACCAATCGCGGCTATATCGGCGCGAAGAAGATCGGCGTTTCCGCTGCCGGTCACTCGACCGTCGTCATGAACATGGCCGATGTCCGCGTGCCGCTGCAGTCGAGCCCGCTTCAGGCGCTGGTTTCCGAGCCGCTGAAGCCGATCTTCCCCTGCGTCGTGATGTCGAACACGGTGCACGCCTATATTTCGCAGTCGGACAAGGGCGAGCTCGTCATCGGCGCCGGTACGGACCAGTATAATTCCTACTCGCAGACCGGCGGCCTGCAGATCATCACGCATACGCTTGATGCGATCTGTGAACTCTTCCCGATGTTCCGCCGCGTCAAGATGATGCGCCAGTGGGGCGGTATCGTCGACAACACGCCGGATCGTTCGGCGATCCAGTCGAAGACGCCGGTTCCGGGTCTTTATGTCAACTGCGGCTGGGGTACCGGCGGCTTCAAGGCGACGCCGGGTTCGGCGAACCTGTTTGCGCATCTCATCGCCCGCGACGAGCCGCACAAGTTCAATGCTGGGCTGACGCTGGATCGCTTCCGCACCGGCCGCCTGATCGACGAGGCAGCGGCTGCCGCCGTTGCGCACTGA